DNA from Gracilinanus agilis isolate LMUSP501 chromosome 3, AgileGrace, whole genome shotgun sequence:
CTTTTCCCCTTTACCTCTGTCCAGATTGCCAGGTCCCGGGCCCAGACCTGGAGATCAACCCTACGCTGGAGTCTCTATGCCTCAGCATGACGGAGCACGCCTTGGGTGGTGAGAGCTTCCCTCCTTCCGGTCCCCTCTACAGGCTCCTTTCTCGAGAATGATCCCCGGGCCTTCCCTCTTCATCCACAGAACAGTGCCAGGCCTGCAGGCCTGAGCTGAGAAGCCACACCACTGTGCAGGAGGCCTGGGTGCCAGGGATGCCCATCTGGGGAGGTCTGGAAGCCCCACCCCTGATCTCCTTCAGCTCCTGacccccctccttcctctctctctcaccacAGATGGGACAGACAAAACTTCCACAATCTGATGTGACTGAGAGCCCAGCGGATGTGTCGTCCccctggggtggggagaggggccACCCCATCCCCTCAGTGACAAGAGGGGGGGGGTGTTGGCTCAGTTATATGTTctaatatttttctactttattatcCCTTTAACTCTGGTTTAATATTGATAGACACCAttcgcccccctccccccctggAGGCCCCACGTTGCTATGACGCAGGGTATAGAGGGGGATCTCTGCTGAGGGCCAGGGCATGGTGGGGAGGGGATCCAGGGCCAGGGGAACTGCCCTAGGCACCTCTCCTTCCCCTGCTTCCTTTCTGGACAGTGGCTTTCCCAGAACTCTGGACACCCCTCCCCAGAGAAACCGACTCCAAAGGAGGCCAGCAGACCCACCCACCCTGGGGGGCCTGCCCCAGAGCATCGGGGTGACCGAGCACAGATCTGCCTGCTCTGTTCAACACTTTGGGAGGAGAGGGCAGTGAGGAGACAGAAATCTTGTTTTCTCCCatcatttcccctctttctcaCAGACACACACCTTGCCCTAAGGAGGGGAGCCAcctccctctttttcccccctctctcccttcccagagttTCCGTACGATTAATTTCTTAGGCCTATTTaagacatatatttatatagttcttagcggtttctctgtctctctctttcaatcactccctccctccctctcattttaATCTCATCATTGGGTCTCTCTGAGCCATGATGTGTGGAGGGAGGGCAACAGGGGAGGCTGAGGGTCTGGGGGATCGAACCAGGGGTGAGGGCAGCGCCTTCTCCCCCATCCTCCCCCCCATCTTCCAGCCTCCCCTATACCCCCTGCCTAGCTCCTGGAGGCCCCGGGGGGGAGGCAGGGCAGGGCAGATAGGTGGGGGAGTGGCCAGTGGGGTCAGAAAGTCTGTTGCCTTAATGCcccctcccttcacccccccttctaTACCCGCACCCTAACCAGGAGGTGAGAgacagggtgggggtggggaatggaaggcttctcttttcagttttttccttttcttctagcCCTCTCCCTGCTCTGTCGTGACCTCACTAAAGTGGAACACTACATCATAGCCCAGAGTCccatcccccccccacccccttgggTGGAGGAGAGTGCCAGGGGCAGTGGGAGGGGAGATGCCAGAGACTCCCGccctctcccccagccccccTCGGGTGGGCCTCTTCTTGGTACAGAAGCTTTTCCCACCCTGCCCCTTCCTACTGGGACTCTCTCAAGCTTTtcacacagaaaaggaaaaaaaatgttatttttagatACATTTTATGAATAACTTTTGTTATGACTATGGCTGGTAACCATTACGTATGttattaaagaaacaaaatgttggaaaaaaaaaaccaaaaaacccccccccccaagcctcctggcccctttcccttcttcccaacaGCCACCCAGTCTGGTGCCCCTGGCTCCACTCTCCCTCCTCAGTTCCTGGTCTATTCCCTTTCCTGCCCCCTTTTTTGCCCagggagggagggggcagggaatcCCAGGGGCCTCATCTCCAGGGGGCCTCCCCACACCCtggctggggggaggggtggggaggggctcGGGTTTATTTATGTACCTCTTGCACTCATCAACCTATGCAAgcccctctcccccatcccctccaTATTGCTGTGCCTTTGCCTGTCCCCCATCTCCTGGGGATCCTCACCCCACAGGGGGACAAGGGGACACCACGATTTGGAATCAGCAGAATGGTGTTTTGTGGGGTAGGGGTTCCTGTCCACTCTAGGTTCCCCCCCTACCCCCATCCCCAGCCAGGTCCCATCCCATCAATCTGTTAGGCCTGAGCCGGCTCAGCCTACCAGTGAGGACCTCCCTATTGGAAAGGGGTGGGGACCcccagagaggagaaaaacaCCCTCTCCCACCCTCCAGCCTGACACCAGAGTGTGTGGGACGCAGGCGGCCCCCACCCCGACGGGCAGGACCCAGTCCCCCGTCCCctattttccctcccctcccggGCCCTCCATGGTTTCAGCACTCCATCTTCCCCCAGCCCCACTGGCAGAAGCAGCTTTGAGTAACTGTACACAGTTTTTCTCTCTGTTGGAGAAGACAAATTTGTTGGAGTTTCACTTGTTTAATGGTCCGGgcttattttggaaaaaaaaaaatctgacctttGTTATAATACATTTAATGAAAACCCAAGACTCCTCCTCTGGCCCAATCTTTGACGCCTTGCTTCTTGGGACTGGGCCCCCTTGTATGGAGTTGGGGCAGGGGGGATGCATGTGCCCAGGCTTCCCCCTCTGGGAAGCAGGAAGGGAGGGGGATGTCCGTTGGGATAAAGGTAACAGATTCCTACCTTTCAACTTATAAACATATTGCCTTTATTGACagcaaaaagtttaaaaaaaaaaatgggcattTTCCTTTTGTCCTGAGAATGGTGCCTGAGCTAGAGAGGCCCAGCCCCTCTTGGCCAGTTGGGCAGCCTGTGGTCGGCCACTGAGCCTCAGTCACTGTCACTGGCCTCCTCACTGGAGTCAGAAGCACCCCCTTCACTGCCATCCTCTTGGGCCGAATGGTCACTGGCACTGAGGAAggaggggctggggctggggcttcGGCTGGGACTGCGGCTGCGGCTAGGACTACGGCTGCGGCTGCGGCTACGGCTGTGCCGCCCGGGCTCCCCCTCACTGCCACTCTCCTCATCCTCGTCTTCCCCACTGCCCCCTGCTCGCCCACccccatcttcttcctcttcttcctcctcttcatcttcttccGAGTCTGCATCACTTCCAAAGATCTCTTCCTTGTCTCGGGCTGCCCGGGCTTCATCTTCGCTGCTCTCTTCTTCGGGTTCATCTTCCCCGCTCCCACTCTTCTcgctctccttctcctcctctccccgcTCACTCTCACTGCCTGACcgctcctcctcttcctcctcactggCCTCCTTTTCACTGCcgcttcctttttctctttcttcatctgagGGAAGGACAGAGGGAAAGGGTGTAGATGCCAGGCTGCCCTCCCCAACCTGGGGTACTGGGCAGCCCCAAGTACACTCACCTGAGCCTGGGgcctctttctccatctccagctcctcctcttcctcttcttctggcTCATGGTTCTCCAGCTGGGCCTTCCGAGCTTCCTGGAGTGAGGCAGAAGAAGTTCTGTGGCAGCTACCCCTCCCTTccagctcccctcccccccacctcctcATCTGTCTAGAGGCCCAGGACCTTTACCTGAGCTTCCAGCTCCTTCTCATTCATGTCCCGGTGTTTGACCACAAGCAAGGCATTGGTGCCTGACTGCACTCCAGCCTTGGCCCGACGTTTGCTGAGGCGAACCCTACCATGGGGCAGAGACAAGATCAAAGACCCAAACCATGGACAGAGAAGCCTGGCAGGGAGGGGAGAGGCTGACCACACATACCTGGTCTCTAGCTCATTGTAGTAGACTCCATCTCCTTCTCGGAAGATGAAGAAGTAGTTTTCTTCATAGCCTTTGCTAGCCTTGTTCTTCACGTTCCAGTTGTACTCCCTCGCAATCTTATAATCATAGCTGGGGAGAGACAGGCAGAGGGTGGTCAGCCCATCCTTGCCTGGCTCCTGACTCCCACTTGTGACCACCTGCCCATGCCCCTTACACATCATCTGGGGCATAATCCATCTCTTCTTCCTGGTCACGTTTGCGCTTCCTCATGGTCTCTTCCACTGGCAGAAAGTAGGCCACAAACTGGTTGCCCTCCTCATCCATCATTCCTCTGGAGGGTGGAGGGAAAGGTCAGGATGTCAGAGACAAGGGCTGACAGTCCAGAGGCGCCACTGTTAACTTATACTTGCCTGATCATGGCTTGAGACATCATCTCCAGGGCTGCAGAACCACTGGTATCTTTGGGGGCTGGGTCTGAATCAAAGATCACCTGGGCACAAGGATTGATCCACATCTGGGAAGagacaggaaagggaagaagcTCAGAGAAGGCCATGAGACTCCACATCCTCCTCAACTTCAGAGTCTCTCAGACTGACCTTAAAGTCTGGGAAAACAGGCATCACCTCGACAGGTGTCACCCTGGGCTTGCTGTAGTGCTGAGAAATCTGAAGAGCAGAAGAATCCATAAAAATGGGGCTCCAAGACCCTCCTCCCCCTCTGCAGTCAACTCCTGGCCTCCCTATTACCGACTTCTGGGCATCCTCAAACGTCTTCTCGATAGCTGTGATCTGGCTGTCTCGATCTTTGTAGATCTCTTCCTCGGTGAACTGCTGCTTCACAGACACCCCAATCCTaggagagagaaatgagcagaaatgGCATTCCGGGAAATGGGCACAGACTCCCTTCCCACCCACAACCCTCCTACCTATAACCACTTACTTGACTTCAGGTTTTTCATTGGAGATGCCATAACGGTTGAACTCTGTGGAGATATATTCTGTCTTTCTCATCCAGGGTACCACCTTTGCATGCTGCTGGGACCTGGGGGGAGGAGGATCCAGGATGAGTTTCAGGACTCCCACACCTATAGCTGGACTTGCCCTTAACAGCTGTTCTCCCAAAAATCACCTTTTAGAGCTGGTTGGGGCCTGGATCTCTTCTTCGAGTAATTTTTCATCTGCTGGATCTAGGAGAACTAGAGAAAGTTGTATTGTAAGAAAGGGGAGGGGCCTGGCCTGAGCCCCTCCAAGTCTTCCTATCTCCCTCAGCCCCTCACCATTAGGATCAATTCGGTAGGTGTCGGGGTTGATGAGATCGATAGTGACTCCCAGGTCTGGCTCTGTAAGCAGGTCATGCTTGTGCTGTTTTTCAAGAGATGTCGCCTTATACTGGACAAACCTGGAGGcaaaggtggggaggagaggccAGTTGCTACCTTTCTCAGAGAGGAAGGGCTCaggattttgtttctctctttccatttaacAACCATCGCCTTTTTCAGACTGTTTCTGGAACCTTCACCCCCATCCCATAAGACACCCTTCCCTGCCCCTTGCAGAGTAGGAGGAGAGGCAGGGCCTAGGGCCACACTCACCTATTCTGGTCAAAGGGATATGTGATAAACTTGGGGTCAAAAGGGATGTCTGGAAGACTGTTACAGTACTTGACTCGACAGACCACACCGGACCTAAGAGGAGAGGCTCAGAAAGGGTGCTCACTGGCAATTCCACATTCACCCCCAATACAATGCACACAAGCCCCCTTACCCCTCCCTCGGGGTCTTGTGCACCCACCCCTGTACAGATATGCTCCCCAATcagcctcccctccctcctcctgggagGGGTCCTGTGTTGCTCCCATTACAGATGAACATCAGCCCCCCCCTCCTCTCCCAGAGATCCTGTggcacctccccacccccactcaccTCTCCGGCAAAGTCCTATGGGAGTTGGGTCTGGGGGGACACAAGGGTTAGGGTTATTTTCGCTTGCCGAGGTGATATCCTCCCATCCCTGGCACCTGGTCCTGAGCCAGGAGCCCCTCTACAAGTTCGAGGAATGCAATCTCAAAGTATAGAAGCACCCAAGAGCAGGGCggagggatgggggaagggaatggGTCTCAAAGCGTTGCCCTCAAAGGCATGAGGAAGAGATAAATTCCAGGGTCCCCGCTCtcattgggggtggggagggagccGCAGCCCCGGATGGTCGGGGCTCAGTGACGTCACCCAGAACCTGGG
Protein-coding regions in this window:
- the PAF1 gene encoding RNA polymerase II-associated factor 1 homolog — protein: MAPTIQTQAQREDGHRPNSHRTLPERSGVVCRVKYCNSLPDIPFDPKFITYPFDQNRFVQYKATSLEKQHKHDLLTEPDLGVTIDLINPDTYRIDPNVLLDPADEKLLEEEIQAPTSSKRSQQHAKVVPWMRKTEYISTEFNRYGISNEKPEVKIGVSVKQQFTEEEIYKDRDSQITAIEKTFEDAQKSISQHYSKPRVTPVEVMPVFPDFKMWINPCAQVIFDSDPAPKDTSGSAALEMMSQAMIRGMMDEEGNQFVAYFLPVEETMRKRKRDQEEEMDYAPDDVYDYKIAREYNWNVKNKASKGYEENYFFIFREGDGVYYNELETRVRLSKRRAKAGVQSGTNALLVVKHRDMNEKELEAQEARKAQLENHEPEEEEEEELEMEKEAPGSDEEREKGSGSEKEASEEEEEERSGSESERGEEEKESEKSGSGEDEPEEESSEDEARAARDKEEIFGSDADSEEDEEEEEEEEDGGGRAGGSGEDEDEESGSEGEPGRHSRSRSRSRSPSRSRSPSRSPSPSPSFLSASDHSAQEDGSEGGASDSSEEASDSD